A DNA window from Streptomyces bacillaris contains the following coding sequences:
- the pheA gene encoding prephenate dehydratase produces the protein MSATRYAYLGPEGTFTEVALRTLPEAATRELVPMVSVPAALDAVRSGEAAAALVPIENSVEGGITATLDALTGGEPLMIYREVLLSITFALLVRPGTKLSDIKTVTAHPAAQPQVRNWMAAHLPQAVWESAASNADGARLVQEGRYDAAFAGEFAAATYGLEPLVTEIHDAENAQTRFVLVGRPARPSAPTGADKTSVVIWLGDDHPGALLELLQEFAVRGVNLMLIQSRPTGEGIGNYCFAVDAEGHIADRRVGEALMGLKRICPKVRFLGSYPRAGVSADEVRPLRTGTSDSDFTEAADWLARSQDGRI, from the coding sequence ATGTCAGCCACGCGCTACGCCTATCTCGGTCCCGAAGGCACCTTCACCGAGGTCGCCCTCCGCACGCTCCCGGAAGCCGCCACCCGCGAGCTGGTCCCGATGGTCTCCGTACCGGCGGCCCTGGACGCCGTACGCAGCGGAGAGGCGGCGGCGGCCCTCGTACCGATCGAGAACTCCGTCGAGGGCGGCATCACCGCCACGCTCGACGCGCTGACCGGCGGCGAGCCGCTGATGATCTACCGCGAGGTGCTGCTCTCCATCACCTTCGCCCTGCTCGTACGGCCGGGCACCAAGCTGTCCGACATCAAGACGGTCACCGCGCACCCGGCCGCCCAGCCGCAGGTCCGCAACTGGATGGCCGCGCACCTCCCGCAGGCTGTGTGGGAGTCGGCCGCGTCCAACGCGGACGGCGCCCGGCTGGTCCAGGAGGGGCGGTACGACGCCGCGTTCGCCGGTGAGTTCGCCGCCGCCACCTACGGCCTGGAGCCGCTGGTGACGGAGATCCACGACGCGGAGAACGCCCAGACCCGCTTCGTCCTGGTGGGCCGTCCGGCCCGGCCGTCCGCCCCGACCGGGGCCGACAAGACGTCCGTGGTGATCTGGCTGGGCGACGACCACCCCGGTGCGCTGCTGGAGCTGCTCCAGGAGTTCGCTGTGCGCGGCGTCAACCTGATGCTGATCCAGTCCCGCCCGACCGGCGAGGGGATCGGCAACTACTGCTTCGCCGTGGACGCCGAGGGGCACATCGCGGACCGGCGGGTGGGGGAGGCGCTGATGGGGCTGAAGCGGATCTGCCCGAAGGTGCGGTTCCTCGGGTCGTACCCCAGGGCGGGCGTCTCCGCCGACGAGGTCCGGCCGCTGCGGACGGGCACCTCGGACAGCGACTTCACCGAAGCCGCCGACTGGCTGGCGCGCAGCCAGGACGGGCGGATTTGA
- the efeB gene encoding iron uptake transporter deferrochelatase/peroxidase subunit, translated as MSSRTRTGKGNGRRAPGSASTADSGPGTAPETAPDTAPVGVSRRRLLGGVGAAGATGLVVGAAGGAAGYAATRPEEPTALTTVGSTEAMFHGKHQPGITTPLQARGHLVAFDLVAGAGRKEAVALMRRWSAVARELMAGRPAAGSADGPGHDTGIALDAGPSSLTVTFGFGRTFFARTGLTSRLPAALDPLPPFSSDQLDAKRSDGDLWVQIGADDALVAFHALRAVQKEGAGTARVRWQMNGFNRTPGATARPMTARNLMGQIDGTGNPKQTDEDFERRVFVPASPGTPHEWLEGGSYAVVRRIRMLLDDWEKLPVDRQERVIGRRKADGAPLSGGGETTPLDLDKAGPDGRLVIPDNAHARISAPEANGGAAMLRRPFSYHDGISEDGTPDAGLLFVCWQADPFKGFVPVQRKLDRGDALSAFIRHEASGLFAVPGGAAEGEYVGQRLLES; from the coding sequence ATGAGCAGCAGGACCAGGACAGGGAAGGGCAACGGCCGGCGGGCCCCGGGCTCCGCTTCCACGGCGGACTCCGGCCCGGGCACGGCTCCGGAGACCGCCCCGGATACGGCCCCCGTCGGCGTCTCGCGGCGGCGGCTGCTGGGCGGCGTGGGTGCGGCGGGCGCCACCGGGCTGGTGGTCGGCGCGGCGGGCGGGGCGGCCGGGTATGCGGCGACCCGTCCCGAGGAGCCGACCGCCCTGACGACCGTCGGCTCCACCGAGGCGATGTTTCACGGGAAACATCAACCGGGGATCACCACTCCGCTTCAGGCCCGGGGCCATCTCGTCGCCTTCGACCTGGTGGCGGGGGCGGGCCGCAAGGAGGCCGTGGCCCTGATGCGGCGCTGGTCGGCGGTGGCGCGCGAGCTGATGGCGGGCCGCCCGGCAGCCGGCTCGGCGGACGGGCCCGGCCATGACACCGGCATCGCGCTGGACGCGGGTCCCTCCTCCCTCACGGTGACCTTCGGCTTCGGCCGTACGTTCTTCGCGCGTACGGGTCTCACCTCCCGGCTGCCCGCCGCGCTCGACCCGCTCCCCCCGTTCTCCTCCGACCAGCTGGACGCCAAGCGCTCCGACGGCGACCTGTGGGTGCAGATCGGGGCCGATGACGCCCTGGTCGCCTTCCACGCCCTGCGGGCCGTCCAGAAGGAGGGAGCGGGAACGGCACGGGTGCGCTGGCAGATGAACGGCTTCAACCGCACCCCCGGGGCGACGGCCCGGCCGATGACCGCCCGCAACCTGATGGGCCAGATCGACGGGACCGGCAACCCGAAGCAGACCGACGAGGACTTCGAGCGGCGGGTCTTCGTGCCCGCCTCCCCCGGCACCCCGCACGAGTGGCTGGAGGGCGGTTCGTACGCCGTCGTCCGCCGCATCAGGATGCTGCTGGACGACTGGGAGAAGCTTCCGGTGGACCGGCAGGAGCGGGTCATCGGGCGGCGCAAGGCGGACGGGGCCCCGCTGAGCGGGGGCGGCGAGACCACGCCGCTGGACCTCGACAAGGCGGGCCCGGACGGCCGGCTGGTGATCCCCGACAACGCCCACGCCCGGATCTCCGCCCCGGAGGCGAACGGCGGGGCCGCCATGCTGCGGCGCCCGTTCTCGTACCACGACGGGATCTCGGAGGACGGCACTCCGGACGCCGGGCTGCTCTTCGTCTGCTGGCAGGCGGACCCGTTCAAGGGGTTCGTTCCGGTGCAGCGGAAGCTCGACCGGGGCGATGCCCTGTCGGCGTTCATCCGGCACGAGGCGAGCGGGCTGTTCGCGGTGCCGGGCGGGGCGGCGGAGGGCGAGTACGTGGGGCAGCGGCTGCTGGAGTCGTGA